Proteins encoded by one window of Salmonirosea aquatica:
- a CDS encoding sugar isomerase, with protein sequence MKLELNQIQDLNKQKAAEQAEHFGFLKLALDKKGIDAEAIVQKLADFQVAIPSWALGSGGTRFGRFSTGGQPVNLEQKIEDIGLLHALTQTAGAVSLHIPWDIPTDPAATKQLADSHGIVFDAVNSNTFQDQEGQVETYKYGSLADRQTAVREQAVAHNTEVIRYGKLLGSKSLTVWLADGASFPGQNNFRKSLQNTQRSLQEIYAELPADWRMFIEYKPYEPSFYSTVIQDWGTSLMLAEGCGEKAFCLVDLGHHLPNTNIEQIVATLMMKGKLGGFHFNDSKYGDDDLTVGSIKPYQLFLIFNELVYGMNHNEANNPPLAWMIDASHNIKDPLEDLIQSLEAIQLAYAQALLVDTPALEAAQADNDVVLGQELLQDAYRTDVRPLIREARLRRNGALNPITTYRSLQVRDHLIKERGLKTVATGL encoded by the coding sequence ATGAAATTAGAATTAAATCAAATTCAGGATTTAAACAAACAAAAGGCCGCTGAACAGGCCGAGCATTTCGGCTTCCTGAAACTGGCGCTGGACAAAAAAGGCATCGATGCGGAGGCCATTGTTCAGAAACTGGCTGACTTTCAGGTAGCCATACCGAGCTGGGCGCTGGGATCGGGAGGTACCCGCTTCGGGCGGTTTTCGACCGGGGGGCAACCCGTCAACCTGGAACAGAAAATAGAGGATATCGGTCTGCTCCACGCCCTGACGCAGACCGCCGGCGCGGTGTCGCTGCACATCCCGTGGGATATTCCTACCGACCCGGCAGCCACCAAACAATTGGCCGACAGCCACGGTATTGTGTTCGACGCGGTGAACTCCAATACCTTTCAGGACCAGGAGGGGCAAGTCGAAACCTATAAGTATGGTTCATTGGCCGACCGCCAGACCGCCGTGCGCGAACAGGCCGTGGCGCACAACACGGAGGTAATCCGGTACGGCAAGCTGCTGGGTTCGAAATCGCTGACGGTTTGGCTGGCCGACGGGGCGAGCTTTCCGGGGCAGAATAATTTCCGGAAATCGTTACAGAATACGCAACGTTCGCTGCAGGAAATTTACGCCGAATTGCCCGCTGACTGGCGGATGTTCATCGAGTACAAACCCTACGAGCCGAGTTTCTATTCTACGGTGATTCAGGACTGGGGTACCTCCCTGATGCTGGCCGAAGGTTGTGGCGAAAAAGCGTTTTGTCTGGTCGATTTAGGACACCATTTGCCAAACACCAACATTGAACAGATTGTAGCTACCCTGATGATGAAAGGAAAACTCGGTGGCTTCCACTTCAACGACAGCAAGTACGGCGACGACGACCTGACCGTAGGTAGTATTAAGCCCTACCAATTGTTTTTGATCTTCAATGAGTTGGTCTACGGTATGAACCATAACGAAGCCAATAACCCGCCGCTTGCCTGGATGATCGACGCCAGCCACAACATCAAAGATCCGCTGGAAGATTTGATCCAGTCGCTGGAAGCCATTCAACTGGCGTACGCGCAGGCTTTGCTGGTCGATACGCCCGCGCTGGAAGCCGCGCAGGCTGACAATGATGTAGTACTGGGGCAGGAATTGTTGCAGGATGCCTATCGTACCGATGTCCGTCCGCTGATCCGCGAAGCACGGCTGCGCCGCAACGGTGCTCTGAATCCGATCACGACCTACCGTAGTTTGCAGGTACGGGATCATTTAATCAAAGAACGCGGTTTGAAAACGGTGGCCACTGGCCTATAA
- a CDS encoding (Fe-S)-binding protein, whose product MKVGLFIPCYVDQFYPQVAIATLELLEKHGCEVHFPKNQTCCGQPMANSGFEHLTHGCNDLFVKNFTGYDYIVCPSGSCTMHIKEHLGVPQLAAQCYELTEFMTDVLHVNDLKVRFPYRVGLHQSCHGQRGLKIAQMSELNAPPFSKVEQLLSQVEGLELVTLDRKDECCGFGGTFCVSEEALSVRMGQDRVYDHVRNGTQVLTAGDMSCLMHMEGIIRREKLPIKVMHLAEILNGAKVGVTEPVA is encoded by the coding sequence ATGAAAGTAGGTCTGTTTATTCCCTGTTACGTCGATCAGTTTTATCCACAGGTAGCCATCGCTACGCTGGAACTGCTGGAAAAGCACGGTTGCGAAGTGCATTTTCCCAAAAATCAAACCTGCTGCGGCCAGCCCATGGCCAACTCGGGCTTTGAGCATCTGACGCACGGATGCAACGATTTGTTTGTAAAAAACTTCACCGGCTACGACTACATCGTCTGTCCGTCGGGTAGCTGCACGATGCACATCAAAGAGCACCTGGGGGTACCTCAGTTAGCCGCGCAGTGCTACGAGTTGACGGAATTCATGACGGATGTGCTGCATGTGAACGACTTGAAGGTACGTTTCCCGTATCGGGTAGGTCTGCACCAAAGTTGTCACGGACAGCGCGGTCTTAAAATAGCGCAGATGAGCGAATTGAACGCGCCCCCTTTTTCCAAAGTCGAGCAGCTTTTAAGTCAGGTCGAAGGCCTGGAATTGGTCACGCTGGACCGGAAGGACGAATGCTGTGGCTTTGGGGGTACCTTCTGCGTGTCCGAAGAAGCCTTGTCGGTGCGCATGGGTCAGGATCGCGTCTATGATCATGTTAGGAACGGTACGCAGGTACTGACGGCCGGTGATATGTCGTGCCTGATGCACATGGAAGGGATCATTCGCCGCGAGAAGTTGCCGATTAAGGTGATGCACCTGGCCGAAATATTGAACGGAGCGAAGGTAGGAGTGACCGAACCCGTTGCATAG
- a CDS encoding maleylpyruvate isomerase N-terminal domain-containing protein: MDIIPTVDLFPRLDAKLIEVLRTLTPEDWQKPTLASAWCVKDVAVHLLDGNLRTLSMLRDGYFGSAAPEINSYRDLVEYLNRLNAEWVLAMKRLSPAIIIELLEQTGNQYSTFLKTLDPTDKAAFAVAWAGEEESQNWFHIARDYTEKWHHQQQIRAAVGQEQELYVGELFYPYLETSMRALPYHYRNVKAPAGTVIKFVVRAATDYIWFLHSDGGTWELRKETNLAPAGEIILSQEISWRIFSKAVTPEEARKQITSSGNTQLAEKIVDMVAVMA; this comes from the coding sequence ATGGACATTATTCCAACGGTCGATCTTTTTCCGCGTCTTGATGCAAAACTGATTGAGGTACTTCGCACGTTGACGCCGGAGGACTGGCAGAAACCTACCCTGGCTTCCGCCTGGTGTGTCAAAGATGTGGCGGTTCATTTGTTGGACGGAAATCTGCGCACGCTGTCTATGTTACGGGATGGCTATTTTGGTAGCGCGGCCCCGGAAATCAATTCTTACCGGGACTTGGTCGAGTACCTTAATCGATTGAATGCTGAATGGGTTCTGGCCATGAAGCGCCTCAGTCCGGCGATTATTATTGAATTACTGGAGCAGACCGGGAATCAGTACAGTACGTTTCTGAAAACGCTGGATCCCACGGACAAAGCGGCTTTTGCCGTGGCCTGGGCGGGCGAAGAAGAATCCCAAAACTGGTTTCATATCGCCCGGGACTATACCGAAAAGTGGCACCACCAGCAGCAGATCCGCGCGGCGGTGGGGCAGGAGCAGGAGCTGTATGTGGGGGAGCTGTTTTATCCCTATTTGGAAACCTCGATGCGTGCGCTCCCCTATCACTACCGGAACGTCAAAGCGCCCGCGGGAACGGTCATTAAATTCGTAGTTAGAGCAGCAACGGACTATATATGGTTTCTGCATTCGGATGGAGGTACCTGGGAGTTACGGAAGGAAACAAATCTAGCGCCGGCGGGTGAAATCATCCTGAGTCAGGAAATAAGTTGGCGGATTTTTTCAAAAGCAGTAACCCCCGAAGAAGCAAGAAAGCAGATTACGAGTAGTGGAAATACGCAACTAGCCGAAAAAATAGTCGATATGGTCGCTGTCATGGCCTGA
- a CDS encoding lactate utilization protein B — MKEQQNHAELAENFIKDAERTTWHDETLWWVRQKRDKAAFQLPEWENLREAASQIKHNVLSHMHDYLMAFEEKAKENGIRVHWAMDALEHNQIVLGILKDNGVEAIIKSKSMLTEECHLNEYLIENGVEVVDTDLGERIVQLREEKPSHIVLPAIHLKKEDVGETFHQHLGTEKGNKDPQYLTEAARQHLREKFVSRRAALTGVNFAIAETGEFVVCTNEGNADMGAHLADVHIACMGFEKIIPQRKHLGVFLRLLARSATGQPITTYSSHFKKPRAGQQMHIVIVDNGRSQQLGREDFRNSLKCIRCGACMNTCPVYRRSGGHSYHSAVAGPIGSILAPNLDMRKNADLPFASTLCGSCSNVCPVKIDIHDQLYKWRQVLVKEGYVPFGKKVAMQAMTFTLSHPGVFGLAGKVGRKVMGVAPFVVSNGLNPWYKQREMPEPPKESFREWYSKNRNGQSS, encoded by the coding sequence TTGAAAGAGCAACAGAACCACGCAGAATTAGCGGAGAATTTCATAAAAGACGCCGAACGTACCACCTGGCACGACGAAACGCTGTGGTGGGTACGGCAAAAGCGCGACAAGGCGGCTTTTCAGTTGCCCGAATGGGAAAATCTACGCGAAGCTGCCTCCCAAATCAAGCATAACGTGCTATCCCATATGCACGATTACCTGATGGCTTTCGAAGAAAAAGCAAAAGAGAATGGCATCAGGGTACATTGGGCGATGGACGCCCTGGAACACAACCAGATCGTGCTCGGAATTCTGAAAGATAACGGTGTGGAGGCCATAATAAAAAGTAAATCCATGCTCACCGAGGAATGCCACCTGAATGAATACCTGATTGAAAATGGGGTAGAGGTGGTAGATACCGACCTGGGTGAGCGCATCGTACAACTACGCGAGGAGAAACCGAGCCATATCGTATTGCCCGCGATTCACCTCAAAAAAGAGGATGTTGGCGAAACTTTCCACCAACACCTGGGTACCGAGAAAGGCAATAAAGATCCCCAGTACCTGACCGAAGCCGCCCGGCAGCATTTGCGCGAAAAATTTGTATCGCGCCGGGCGGCGCTTACCGGCGTCAACTTTGCCATTGCCGAAACCGGCGAATTTGTGGTGTGTACCAACGAGGGTAACGCCGACATGGGCGCCCACCTGGCCGACGTACACATTGCCTGCATGGGGTTCGAGAAAATCATCCCGCAGCGTAAGCACCTGGGGGTTTTTCTGCGCCTACTGGCGCGTTCGGCCACGGGCCAACCGATCACGACCTATTCGAGCCATTTCAAGAAACCGCGCGCGGGTCAGCAGATGCACATCGTGATTGTGGATAATGGTCGTTCGCAGCAGCTGGGCCGCGAGGATTTCCGTAATTCGTTGAAGTGCATCCGGTGCGGGGCCTGCATGAACACCTGTCCGGTATACCGGCGCAGCGGGGGCCACAGCTATCACTCGGCCGTAGCCGGGCCCATCGGTTCCATTCTTGCCCCGAACCTGGACATGCGCAAAAATGCCGACCTACCCTTTGCCTCCACGCTATGCGGTTCGTGCAGCAATGTGTGTCCGGTCAAAATTGATATTCATGATCAGCTGTACAAATGGCGGCAGGTACTGGTAAAAGAAGGATACGTGCCCTTCGGCAAGAAAGTCGCCATGCAGGCCATGACCTTCACGTTATCGCATCCGGGTGTGTTTGGCCTGGCCGGCAAGGTAGGTCGTAAGGTGATGGGGGTAGCTCCTTTTGTGGTCAGCAATGGCCTCAATCCATGGTACAAACAGCGCGAGATGCCCGAACCGCCCAAGGAAAGTTTTCGGGAATGGTATTCAAAAAATAGAAATGGACAGTCGAGCTAA
- a CDS encoding LutC/YkgG family protein — translation MDSRANILQAIARNQPVATPLPDISTLAVVDYDSVEKFTTTLEGIGGQVIEIETIQEITSYVNKYFTENQRIISTLSELSSVAETDWQQDDPHSLENVELCILEAQFGVAENGALWLTEAQMGQRVAPFITQNLAVVVKKTDLLPTMHHAYDRIAQAEYPFGLFLAGPSKTADIEQSLVLGAHGSRSMTVFLMS, via the coding sequence ATGGACAGTCGAGCTAATATTCTGCAGGCCATCGCCCGAAATCAGCCCGTGGCTACGCCGCTACCGGATATTTCCACCCTAGCCGTAGTGGATTACGATTCCGTGGAAAAGTTCACGACTACGCTGGAAGGGATTGGCGGTCAGGTCATCGAGATTGAGACAATACAGGAAATTACTTCCTATGTAAATAAATATTTTACAGAAAATCAGCGTATTATATCCACTTTGTCTGAACTTTCATCGGTTGCTGAAACCGACTGGCAGCAGGACGACCCCCACTCGCTGGAAAATGTGGAGCTGTGCATTCTGGAAGCGCAGTTCGGCGTGGCAGAGAACGGAGCATTGTGGCTCACCGAAGCGCAGATGGGGCAGCGTGTGGCGCCGTTCATTACCCAAAATTTGGCGGTGGTCGTGAAGAAAACCGATTTGCTACCTACCATGCACCACGCCTACGACCGCATCGCGCAGGCCGAATATCCGTTCGGGCTGTTTTTGGCTGGACCTTCCAAAACCGCCGACATTGAACAGTCGCTGGTACTGGGTGCCCACGGTTCGCGCAGTATGACGGTTTTTCTTATGAGCTAA
- a CDS encoding purine-cytosine permease family protein, whose product MTPDTTLAPTPPVVQEYEREPVPASQLKGWKSFLGMYAGEHAAGTEFVIGPLFLTAGVSAFDLLVGLFLGNLLAVLCWRYLTAAIATDVRLTLYYQLEKICGRRLVTVYNLANGVLFCFLAGAMITVSATAVGIPFDMEMPKLTDTTPNGITWIVVVVAIGAVISIIAARGYDMVSKFANIASPWMVLVFLACGVVALKGLGVASFGDFWDIFGEGREPFPGQIKYTFWHVVLWSWFCNAAMHIGMSDLSVFRYARHPRSGWTTAAGMYVGHYLAWICACLMYALYIRSAEAQAMLAAGQAPTVAPGPLANNAVGIAGLICVLVAGWTTANPTIYRAGLAFQAIAPRFSTVKVTLIAGTVATIAGLFPAFAMQLLDFVAVYGFILAPIGAIIVFDHYFAGKAGIIQNYAEKAGINFNSSVLLAWLISMAVFYSISAFGGVFLSFLTLPAWLSCGALYLIFSKYSQKKL is encoded by the coding sequence ATGACCCCCGACACTACCCTTGCACCTACCCCGCCCGTAGTACAGGAATACGAGCGTGAACCCGTTCCAGCCAGCCAGCTGAAAGGCTGGAAAAGCTTTCTGGGCATGTATGCCGGCGAGCACGCCGCCGGTACCGAATTTGTCATCGGGCCGCTATTCCTGACGGCGGGTGTCAGTGCGTTCGATTTGCTGGTGGGGTTATTTTTAGGTAATCTGTTGGCCGTACTATGCTGGAGGTACCTTACAGCCGCTATCGCTACCGACGTCCGGCTGACACTCTATTACCAGCTGGAAAAAATCTGCGGACGCCGCCTGGTCACGGTTTACAATCTGGCCAATGGGGTACTTTTCTGCTTTCTGGCGGGGGCCATGATTACCGTTTCGGCCACGGCGGTGGGGATTCCTTTCGATATGGAGATGCCCAAACTGACTGATACTACGCCCAATGGTATTACTTGGATCGTGGTGGTAGTAGCCATCGGTGCGGTGATTTCGATCATCGCGGCACGAGGCTACGATATGGTCTCAAAATTTGCCAACATCGCTTCACCGTGGATGGTACTGGTTTTTCTGGCTTGTGGAGTAGTGGCACTGAAGGGGCTGGGGGTAGCTTCCTTTGGTGATTTCTGGGATATTTTCGGTGAAGGTCGGGAACCCTTTCCCGGGCAAATCAAATACACCTTCTGGCACGTCGTGTTGTGGTCATGGTTTTGCAATGCGGCCATGCACATTGGTATGTCCGATTTGTCCGTTTTCCGTTATGCCCGGCATCCACGTTCCGGCTGGACTACTGCGGCGGGCATGTACGTAGGCCACTACCTGGCCTGGATTTGCGCTTGTCTGATGTATGCGCTCTACATTCGTTCGGCCGAAGCGCAAGCTATGTTGGCGGCGGGACAGGCACCTACCGTCGCGCCCGGCCCCCTGGCTAATAATGCGGTGGGCATTGCCGGACTCATCTGCGTACTGGTAGCGGGCTGGACCACTGCCAATCCGACCATCTATCGGGCCGGGCTGGCCTTTCAGGCCATTGCGCCGCGCTTTTCAACGGTAAAAGTGACGTTGATTGCCGGGACCGTAGCTACCATCGCCGGACTTTTCCCAGCTTTCGCCATGCAATTATTGGACTTCGTGGCGGTGTATGGCTTTATTCTGGCTCCCATCGGTGCCATCATTGTATTCGATCATTATTTTGCCGGGAAAGCGGGAATCATTCAAAATTACGCAGAGAAAGCAGGAATTAATTTCAATAGCTCCGTGCTGCTGGCCTGGCTTATCAGCATGGCCGTATTTTACTCGATCTCTGCGTTTGGTGGTGTTTTTCTCTCCTTCCTGACCCTACCTGCCTGGCTTAGCTGCGGGGCATTATACCTGATATTCAGCAAATATTCCCAGAAGAAACTATGA
- the lpxA gene encoding acyl-ACP--UDP-N-acetylglucosamine O-acyltransferase → MIQPLAYIHPEAKIARNVVVEPFAMIHKDVEIGEGTWVASHAVINEGARIGKNCRIYPGAVISAIPQDLKYNNEYTLTFVGDNTTIREYATISRGTEEHWKTEVGSDCLLMAYAHIAHDCVIGDHCIIGNNVQMAGHVHVDNWAIVSAISAVHQFVKIGAHAFVSGGSLVRKDVPPFTKAAREPISYAGINSVGLRRRGYTNQQIAEIQTVYRYIYMKGLNNSDALNQIELELPPSDERDEIVNFIRTSERGIMKSPLQFGEHHDHE, encoded by the coding sequence ATGATACAACCCCTAGCTTATATTCATCCCGAAGCAAAAATTGCTCGTAATGTTGTCGTCGAACCGTTTGCCATGATTCACAAGGACGTGGAAATTGGCGAGGGTACCTGGGTGGCCTCTCACGCTGTAATTAACGAAGGGGCGCGCATTGGCAAGAACTGCCGGATCTATCCGGGTGCGGTCATTTCGGCCATCCCCCAGGATCTCAAATACAACAACGAGTACACGCTCACTTTTGTAGGGGACAATACCACAATCCGCGAGTATGCTACCATTAGCCGGGGTACCGAGGAACACTGGAAAACTGAAGTCGGCAGCGACTGCCTACTGATGGCCTACGCCCACATCGCCCACGACTGCGTCATTGGCGATCACTGCATTATTGGCAATAATGTGCAGATGGCAGGACATGTCCACGTGGATAACTGGGCCATTGTGAGCGCCATCAGTGCGGTGCATCAATTTGTCAAGATCGGTGCTCATGCCTTCGTGTCGGGCGGATCGCTGGTACGCAAGGACGTACCACCCTTTACCAAGGCAGCCCGCGAACCGATTTCCTATGCGGGGATCAATTCGGTAGGCTTGCGGCGGCGTGGCTACACCAACCAGCAAATTGCCGAGATTCAGACCGTGTATCGCTACATCTACATGAAAGGCCTAAATAATTCCGACGCCCTCAACCAGATCGAACTGGAGCTACCTCCTTCCGACGAGCGCGACGAGATTGTGAATTTCATACGTACCTCCGAGCGAGGTATCATGAAAAGCCCGCTGCAATTCGGTGAGCATCACGACCATGAATGA
- a CDS encoding bifunctional UDP-3-O-[3-hydroxymyristoyl] N-acetylglucosamine deacetylase/3-hydroxyacyl-ACP dehydratase, whose translation MNEKQQTIKKAASVSGVGLHTGVSATMTFLPAPANHGYKFQRVDLPDQPIVDADVDNVVDLSRGTTIEQNGARINTVEHTLAALVGLQIDNVLIQLNGPEPPILDGSSMKFIEALEDAGIEEQNAYRNYFEVPEYVHYVNADKDIEMAALPLSDYRLTVMVDYNSKVINSQHASLNDITLFKEEIASCRTFCFLHELEALYKQNLIKGGDLTNAIVIVDRQVQEGELDHLAKLLDKPKVSVDESKGILNNVDLHFPNEMARHKLLDLVGDLALVGRPLKAQILAARPGHAANVALAKKIKKLMKAAKDGVPQYNPNKAPILDINQIANLLPHRYPFQMIDKIIALDEMSVVGTKNVTMNEQFFLGHFPGNPVMPGVMQLEAMAQTGGILVLSTVPDPENYWPYLIGIDNCRFRRNVVPGDTVIFKCVFTSPMKRGIVKMSGRGYVSGQLVCEADMIASLVKKK comes from the coding sequence ATGAACGAAAAACAACAGACCATAAAGAAAGCGGCGTCGGTGTCGGGCGTAGGACTACACACGGGTGTGTCGGCCACGATGACTTTTCTGCCTGCTCCCGCTAACCACGGCTATAAGTTTCAGAGAGTAGACCTGCCCGACCAGCCCATCGTGGATGCGGATGTGGATAATGTAGTTGACCTTTCGCGGGGCACAACCATTGAACAGAATGGTGCCCGTATCAATACTGTAGAGCATACCCTGGCCGCCCTGGTGGGCCTGCAAATTGACAATGTCCTGATTCAGCTCAATGGTCCTGAACCCCCAATCCTGGACGGAAGCTCGATGAAGTTCATCGAGGCGCTGGAAGATGCAGGCATTGAAGAACAAAACGCCTACCGTAACTACTTTGAAGTACCCGAGTATGTCCACTATGTCAATGCCGACAAGGACATCGAAATGGCTGCCCTACCCTTGTCTGACTACCGCCTGACGGTGATGGTGGACTACAACTCCAAGGTTATCAATAGCCAGCACGCCTCGCTGAACGACATAACTCTTTTCAAAGAAGAAATTGCCTCCTGCCGTACCTTCTGCTTTCTTCATGAATTAGAAGCCTTGTATAAGCAGAATCTGATCAAGGGCGGTGACCTCACCAACGCCATCGTGATCGTGGATCGCCAGGTACAGGAAGGCGAACTAGATCATCTGGCCAAACTGCTCGATAAGCCCAAGGTAAGTGTAGACGAGTCGAAAGGAATCTTGAACAATGTAGATCTGCACTTTCCCAACGAAATGGCCCGGCACAAGCTGCTGGACCTGGTAGGTGACCTGGCGCTCGTGGGTCGTCCGCTCAAAGCGCAGATTCTGGCGGCTCGTCCCGGTCACGCGGCCAACGTGGCTTTGGCCAAGAAAATCAAAAAGCTGATGAAAGCCGCCAAGGACGGGGTACCACAGTATAATCCCAACAAGGCACCCATTCTGGATATCAATCAGATCGCCAACCTGCTGCCACACCGCTACCCGTTCCAGATGATCGATAAAATCATCGCTCTGGACGAAATGAGCGTGGTAGGCACCAAGAATGTGACTATGAACGAGCAGTTTTTCCTCGGTCACTTTCCTGGCAACCCGGTTATGCCCGGTGTGATGCAACTGGAGGCCATGGCCCAGACCGGCGGTATTCTGGTGCTTAGTACGGTACCCGATCCCGAAAACTACTGGCCCTACCTAATCGGAATCGATAATTGTCGCTTCCGGCGCAATGTTGTGCCGGGCGATACCGTCATATTCAAATGTGTGTTCACATCGCCCATGAAACGGGGCATTGTAAAAATGAGCGGACGTGGCTACGTGAGCGGACAACTCGTGTGCGAAGCCGACATGATCGCCAGCCTGGTCAAGAAAAAATGA
- the lpxD gene encoding UDP-3-O-(3-hydroxymyristoyl)glucosamine N-acyltransferase: MEFTIGQIAQLLKGTVVGDTAGIIHSAAKIEEGKPGCISFLSNLKYENYLYTTQSTAVLVDHDFKPRKAPSTTLIYVENAYLAFTQLLEEYQKVTKSARRGVEQPSFLGENTQVGQDGYRGAFSYIGRQCQIGERVRIYPHAYIGDNVQIGHDTVIHPGVRIYDNTIIGAHCIIFANSVIGSDGFGFAPQPDGSYKTIPQLGNVVIEDHVSIGSNTTIDCATIGSTIIRAGVKIDNLVQIAHNVEIGKNTVIAAQTGISGSSKLGEQCVIAGQVGIAGHLSLANRTKVGAQSGVGKTIRKEGLSLSGSPAYDLTAHLRALAVLRNLPELEKRLQAVENERIDTANNAPS, encoded by the coding sequence ATGGAATTTACTATCGGGCAGATCGCTCAGTTATTAAAGGGTACGGTGGTAGGCGACACCGCCGGTATCATCCATTCCGCCGCCAAGATTGAAGAGGGAAAACCCGGATGTATTTCGTTCCTTTCCAATCTTAAATACGAGAACTATCTCTACACGACGCAATCTACGGCGGTATTGGTGGATCACGATTTTAAACCCCGCAAGGCGCCTTCGACCACGCTCATTTATGTAGAAAACGCTTATCTGGCCTTTACGCAACTGCTGGAGGAATATCAGAAAGTAACCAAAAGCGCACGACGGGGCGTTGAGCAGCCTAGTTTTCTGGGTGAAAACACGCAGGTAGGTCAGGATGGCTACCGGGGTGCTTTTTCTTACATCGGCCGTCAGTGTCAGATCGGCGAGCGGGTCAGGATTTACCCACATGCCTACATTGGCGACAACGTGCAGATTGGCCACGATACGGTCATTCATCCGGGTGTCCGGATTTATGACAACACCATCATTGGAGCCCACTGCATCATTTTTGCCAACAGTGTCATCGGTAGCGACGGGTTTGGCTTCGCCCCCCAGCCCGATGGCAGCTACAAGACCATCCCCCAACTCGGCAATGTCGTAATCGAGGACCACGTCAGTATCGGGTCAAACACCACCATCGACTGCGCTACCATTGGTTCGACGATCATCCGCGCCGGGGTCAAAATCGACAACCTGGTCCAGATCGCCCATAACGTTGAAATTGGGAAAAACACCGTTATCGCCGCCCAAACCGGCATTTCGGGTTCCAGCAAGCTCGGAGAGCAATGCGTGATAGCCGGACAGGTGGGTATTGCCGGACACCTTTCCCTGGCCAACCGAACCAAAGTAGGGGCACAGTCGGGGGTAGGTAAGACTATCCGGAAAGAAGGACTCTCGCTGAGCGGCTCACCCGCCTACGACCTGACCGCCCACCTGCGTGCCCTGGCCGTGCTGCGGAATCTACCCGAACTGGAAAAACGCCTCCAGGCAGTGGAAAACGAGCGCATTGACACCGCCAACAACGCCCCTTCCTGA